A single window of Falco rusticolus isolate bFalRus1 chromosome 6, bFalRus1.pri, whole genome shotgun sequence DNA harbors:
- the IL22RA2 gene encoding interleukin-22 receptor subunit alpha-2, whose product MRGITLSSLCLLMHLLLDEITTILVLEKQVLQDLIKPRKVEFHSLNFNSTLHWQPGRARGARDTVYFVQYKVYGQSTWQNKDDCWGIQNHVCDLTNETSDIQEPYYGRVKATSTGVYSDWSVSCRFTPWQETMIGPPTVTVVHSNKSITLKLRAPRSPYRRKTGSKIPMTKYYDLLYKVFIINNLLDEQHRVLVYEGKDKVIKIEGLRPGVSYCIVAKTYVPMLDHSSAYSSKKCTVLQ is encoded by the exons CAATTTTAGTTTTGGAAAAGCAAGTCCTGCAAGATTTGATTAAGCCGCGGAAGGTAGAGTTTCATTCGTTAAACTTCAACAGCACTTTGCACTGGCAGCCTGGGAGGGCCAGAGGGGCAAGAGACACCGTCTACTTCGTGCAGTATAAAGT GTATGGGCAGAGCACATGGCAAAACAAAGACGACTGCTGGGGGATTCAAAACCATGTCTGTGACCTGACAAATGAGACCTCTGACATCCAAGAGCCTTACTATGGCAGAGTGAAAGCCACATCGACTGGCGTCTATTCCGACTGGAGTGTCAGCTGCAGATTCACTCCCTGGCAAGAAA ctatGATAGGACCTCCAACGGTAACTGTGGTTCATAGTAACAAATCCATAACACTAAAGCTCCGGGCTCCACGTTCTCCTTATAGAAGGAAGACGGGCAGCAAGATACCAATGACAAAATATTATGATCTGCTATATAAAGTCTTCATAATTAACAACTTGCTAGATGAG CAACACAGAGTCCTGGTGTATGAAGGAAAAGACAAGGTTATTAAAATAGAAGGTTTGAGGCCTGGAGTCAGCTACTGTATCGTAGCTAAAACATACGTGCCAATGCTAGACCACAGCAGCGCCTACAGCAGCAAGAAATGCACTGTTCTGCAGTGA